A stretch of the Corylus avellana chromosome ca6, CavTom2PMs-1.0 genome encodes the following:
- the LOC132185240 gene encoding class V chitinase-like, protein MTSSTAVNAGYWYCKGDLQPENIDSSIFTHLFAAFADVDPGTFNPRFPPGYETQFQSFAKTVKSINSDVKAILSIGGDTAPSIFATIASDSNYRKTFIDSSIDVARDFNYDGLSLNWQYPDQTTNLATLLTEWRAAVDKEAQLR, encoded by the coding sequence ATGACTAGCAGCACTGCTGTGAATGCCGGATACTGGTACTGCAAGGGTGACTTGCAGCCGGAGAACATAGATTCCAGCATTTTCACCCATCTTTTTGCTGCCTTTGCCGATGTCGACCCTGGCACCTTCAACCCCAGGTTTCCTCCCGGGTATGAGACTCAGTTTCAATCCTTCGCAAAAACTGTGAAGAGCATCAACTCTGATGTTAAAGCCATTTTATCCATCGGTGGAGACACTGCTCCTTCCATTTTTGCCACAATCGCTAGCGATTCTAATTACCGTAAAACATTCATAGATTCCTCCATTGATGTAGCCAGGGATTTCAATTACGATGGCCTTAGCCTCAACTGGCAGTATCCTGATCAAACGACCAACCTTGCCACACTCCTCACAGAGTGGCGAGCTGCCGTGGACAAAGAGGCTCAGCTCAGATGA
- the LOC132185239 gene encoding class V chitinase-like — protein sequence MVGRWWGKCIIAFLITFPSMARSNTAIAAIPPVKAGYWYCQSDFPISVPSIPSQLFTHLFAAFADVKPNTYEVTFPDEYRERFSTFTQSVQKTNKKVKTLLSIGGFSGPTFALMASQLSTRKSFIDSSIKLARSNDFHGLCLHWLYPSTAADMTNFGSLLDEWRAAVDKESQLTGNDRLLLVAAVNYTSSTSPTVTYPVNQIARKLDWINVVAYDFYNPALAGNRTGPFAALHSPQINAETPPCGHNGVSAWLATTMPANKIVLGLPFYGAAWRLVNENNREIFAAAAGRAQSDKVYINDSDGTLPYNQIKYFIEKHPGGRHDHSDEYVVDYFSTGNTWIGYNDIQSIRAKVDYARGKGLLGYYAWHVGGDRDGTLSGAASSAWPIPRLEQADTGTDNGTETGTGTATSTATGVGTVTGTVTSTITDANTNTNTFTCINTCLAPAPALASSL from the exons ATGGTGGGCAGATGGTGGGGAAAAtgcattatagcatttctcatcacCTTCCCTTCAATGGCTCGCTCTAATACTGCTATTGCGGCTATTCCCCCAGTGAAAGCCGGATACTGGTATTGTCAAAGTGACTTCCCAATCTCGGTGCCTAGCATACCTTCCCAGCTTTTCACCCATCTTTTTGCTGCCTTTGCGGATGTCAAACCCAACACCTATGAAGTCACCTTTCCTGACGAATATAGGGAGCGGTTCTCAACCTTCACCCAATCCGtgcaaaaaacaaacaaaaaggtcAAAACCCTTTTATCCATCGGTGGATTCTCTGGCCCTACGTTTGCTTTAATGGCTAGCCAGCTCAGTACCCGCAAATCATTCATAGATTCCTCAATAAAGCTAGCAAGGTCTAACGACTTCCATGGCCTTTGCCTCCACTGGCTGTACCCCTCAACGGCGGCCGACATGACCAACTTTGGCTCTCTCCTCGATGAATGGCGTGCAGCCGTTGACAAAGAGTCCCAGCTGACCGGAAATGACCGGTTGCTTCTAGTCGCAGCGGTCAATTACACGTCGTCGACGTCGCCCACAGTCACATATCCCGTTAATCAGATTGCAAGGAAGTTGGATTGGATCAACGTAGTGGCGTACGACTTCTATAACCCCGCTCTTGCAGGGAATAGAACTGGACCTTTTGCTGCATTGCACAGTCCACAAATCAATGCAGAAACCCCACCTTGTGGGCATAACGGCGTCAGTGCTTGGCTTGCAACAACTATGCCCGCCAATAAAATAGTCCTTGGCCTTCCATTTTATGGCGCCGCATGGCGCCTAGTAAATGAAAATAACCGAGAAATATTTGCGGCGGCTGCTGGACGGGCTCAAAGTGATAAAGTATATATTAATGACTCAGATGGGACCTTACCTTATAACCAAATCAAGTATTTCATAGAGAAACACCCAGGTGGCAGACATGATCACAGTGACGAATATGTTGTAGACTATTTCAGTACTGGGAATACTTGGATTGGTTATAATGATATTCAGAGTATCAGAGCTAAGGTTGACTATGCTAGGGGAAAGGGATTGCTCGGTTACTATGCATGGCATGTGGGCGGCGACAGAGATGGGACTCTTTCAGGAGCAG CTTCTAGCGCATGGCCAATCCCTAGACTTGAACAGGCCGACACCGGCACCGACAATGGCACCGAAACCGGTACCGGCACCGCCACCTCCACTGCAACTGGCGTCGGTACCGTCACTGGCACCGTCACGAGCACCATCACTGACgccaacaccaacaccaacactTTTACTTGCATCAACACTTGTCTTGCACCGGCACCAGCACTGGCTAGCTCGTTGTGA